From Oncorhynchus mykiss isolate Arlee chromosome 25, USDA_OmykA_1.1, whole genome shotgun sequence, a single genomic window includes:
- the LOC110505533 gene encoding apoptosis-resistant E3 ubiquitin protein ligase 1 isoform X3, which produces MFYVIGGITVSIIAFVFTIKFLCELAARVVSFLQNDDPGRRGDRSIYDYVRGNYLDPRSCNVSWDWKDPQEVGQTMSFRVQLFYKNGQPFPAHRPVGLRVNITHIELALDIPVTQEVLQEPESNVVKVTFTVRKAGRYEVAVKLGGLNVAYSPYYKIFQPGTVVPSKTKIAYHFSTLVLVYGQQHTLQIEPRDEYGNPTSNSTSLIDEVNYGVHVHSLGTVDDDSLEEYYSKTVTSNKQLCQVLLKITLRKKGCFRARISYNDLPISNGEFDIIVLSENEKNCVEKNVSTPGISIYFEAYLYGTGNYSNYSNSSWQLPASALMAPQSRPSMGDEEDEHDSPVEDQPEKVKKPKKVYCYISPKQLSVKEFYLKIIPWRLFTFRVCPGTKFTYYGPDPVHKYLTLVVDDGIQPPVELSCKDRNIMAATFIRFLHKNIGGSETFQDKVSFFQRELRHIHSKRPRTKTCLKITRHCILDSSLKSTRNFSVSDWSKNFEVVFQDEEALDWGGPRREWFELVCKTLFDTTNQLFTRFSDDNQGLVHPNAERPAHLRLKMYEFAGRVVGKCLYESALGGAYKQMVRARFTRSFLAQIIGLRMNYKYFETDDQEFYKMKVCVILNNDVSDMDLVFAEEKYSKSGQLEKVVELISGGAQIAVNNENKMHYLNLLAQYRLASQVRDEVEHFLKGLNELVPENLLAIFDENELELLLCGTGDIDVQDFKAHAVVVGGSWHFREKVMKWFWAVVSSFTQEELARLLQFTTGSSQLPPGGFSTLCPSFQIIAAPTHSTLPTAHTCFNQLCLPTYDSYEELHKMLKLAISEGSEGFGML; this is translated from the exons ATGTTTTACGTGATTG GTGGAATTACTGTTTCCATCATAGCGTTTGTCTTTACCATCAAGTTCCTATGTGAGCTCGCTGCGCGGGTGGTTAGCTTCCTGCAGAATGATGACCCTGGGAGGAGGGGCGACCGCAGCATTTACGACTATGTACGGGGGAACTACCTGGACCCGCGCTCCTGCAATGTGTCATGGGATTGGAAGGACCCACAGGAAGTGGGCCAAACTATGAGCTTCCGTGTTCAG CTCTTCTATAAGAACGGCCAGCCCTTCCCTGCCCACCGGCCCGTGGGGTTAAGGGTCAACATCACCCACATAGAGCTGGCCCTAGACATCCCCGTCACCCAGGAGGTTCTGCAGGAGCCAGAGTCCAACGTGGTCAAAGTGACCTTCACTGTCCGAAAGGCCGGGCGCTATGAGGTGGCCGTCAAACTGGGAGGACTCAACGTGGCCTATAGCCCCTACTACAAGATATTCcagccag GGACAGTGGTTCCATCTAAAACGAAGATAGCCTACCACTTCTCCACGCTGGTCTTAGTATATGGCCAGCAGCATACCCTGCAGATTGAGCCCCGGGACGAGTATGGCAACCCCACCAGTAACTCCACCTCACTCATAGACGAGGTCAACTACGGTGTCCACGTCCACTCG TTGGGCACAGTGGATGACGACAGCCTGGAGGAGTACTACAGTAAGACAGTGACGTCCAACAAGCAGCTGTGCCAGGTACTGCTGAAGATCACCCTGAGGAAGAAGGGCTGTTTCCGGGCACGCATCTCCTATAACGACCTGCCCATCAGCAACGGGGAGTTTGACATCATCGTTCTCAGTG AGAATGAGAAGAACTGTGTGGAGAAGAACGTGTCAACTCCAGGGATCAGCATCTACTTTGAGGCGTACCTCTACGGCACAGggaactacagtaactacagtaactcCTCGTGGCAGCTCCCAGCCTCGGCTCTGATGGCCCCTCAGAGTCGACCCTCCATGGGGGACGAGGAGGACGAGCATGACTCCCCTGTAGAAGACCAGCCAGAGAAGGTCAAGAAACCTAAAAAGGTCTACTGCTACATATCCCCAAAG CAACTGTCCGTGAAGGAGTTTTACCTGAAAATTATTCCATGGCGCCTTTTTACCTTTCGAGTGTGTCCAGGGACAAAG TTCACATACTACGGCCCTGACCCCGTTCACAAGTACCTGACTCTAGTGGTGGATGATGGGATCCAGCCGCCAGTGGAGCTGAGCTGTAAAGACAGAAACATCATGGCTGCCACCTTCATCCGTTTCCTGCACAAGAATATCG GAGGCTCGGAGACGTTCCAGGACAAGGTGAGCTTCTTCCAGAGGGAGCTCAGACACATCCACTCCAAGAGACCTCGCACCAAGACCTGCCTGAAGATCACACGCCACTGCATCCTGGACTCG tctctgaAATCCACCCGGAACTTTTCCGTGTCGGACTGGAGTAAGAACTTTGAGGTGGTGTTCCAGGATGAGGAAG ctctggactggggagggCCTCGAAGGGAGTGGTTTGAGCTCGTCTGTAAGACCCTGTTTGACACCACCAATCAGCTGTTCACTCGCTTCAGTGACGACAACCAGGGACTG GTCCACCCCAACGCAGAGCGGCCGGCCCACCTGCGTCTGAAGATGTATGAGTTTGCCGGCCGCGTGGTGGGGAAGTGCCTGTACGAGTCAGCCCTGGGCGGGGCCTACAAGCAGATGGTCCGTGCTCGCTTCACCCGCTCCTTCCTAGCCCAGATCATCGGACTCAGGATGAACTACAAG TACTTTGAGACGGATGATCAGGAGTTCTACAAAATGAAAGTCTGTGTCATCCTAAACAATGATGTCAGTGACATGGACCTGGTGTTTGCCGAGGAGAAGTACAGCAAGTCGGGACAGCTGGAGAAG GTGGTGGAGTTGATATCTGGAGGAGCTCAGATTGCTGTGAACAATGAGAACAAGATGCATTATCTGAACCTGCTGGCCCAGTACAGGCTCGCCAGTCAGGTGCGAGACGAGGTGGAGCACTTTCTCAAAG GTTTGAATGAACTTGTTCCAGAGAACCTTTTGGCCATATTTGATGAGAATGAGCTGGAG CTGTTGTTGTGTGGTACGGGGGATATCGATGTCCAGGACTTCAAGGCCCATGCTGTGGTCGTAGGAGGGTCTTGGCACTTCAGAGAGAAG GTGATGAAGTGGTTCTGGGCCGTGGTGTCCAGCTTCACCCAGGAGGAGTTGGCTCGCCTGCTGCAGTTCACCACCGGCTCCTCCCAGCTGCCCCCCGGGGGCTTCAGCACCCTCTGCCCCTCCTTCCAGATCATCGCTGCGCCCACACACAGCACCCTGCCCACCGCACACACCTG TTTTAACCAGCTGTGCCTCCCTACCTATGACTCCTATGAGGAGCTGCACAAGATGCTGAAGCTCGCCATCAGTGAGGGCAGTGAGGGCTTCGGCATGCTCTGA